A genomic segment from Capra hircus breed San Clemente chromosome 15, ASM170441v1, whole genome shotgun sequence encodes:
- the LOC102179115 gene encoding olfactory receptor 8K3-like, whose product MEAHSGTVLSEFILMGITDRPELQAPLFGLFLIIYMASVVGNLGMVILTKVDSRLQTPMYFFLRHLAFTDLGYSTTVGPKMLVNFVADQNKISYYFCATQLTFFLVFIISELFILAAMSYDRYVAICNPLLYPVVMSQTVCQVLVAMPYLYSIFESLLIAVKIFDSSFCGYNVIRHFYCDSLPLLSLLCSNANEIGLIILILAGFNLIFSLLIVLVSYLLILASILRMSSAEGRRKAFSTCGSHLMVVTVFYGTLIFMYVQPESNHSFDTDKMASIFYTLIIPMLNPLIYSLRNKDVKHALQSTWKRICNSLS is encoded by the coding sequence ATGGAAGCACACAGTGGAACAGTGCTGAGTGAATTCATCCTCATGGGAATCACAGACCGCCCTGAGCTGCAGGCTCCATTGTTTGGGCTCTTCCTCATTATCTACATGGCCTCAGTGGTGGGCAACTTGGGCATGGTCATCCTCACTAAGGTGGACTCCAGGCTGCAGACACCCATGTACTTCTTTCTCAGGCACCTGGCTTTCACTGATCTTGGTTATTCAACAACCGTGGGCCCCAAAATGTTAGTAAATTTTGTGGCGGATCAAAATAAAATCTCCTATTACTTTTGCGCTACACAGCTCACTTTCTTTCTCGTGTTCATTATTAGTGAGCTTTTCATTCTGGCAGCAATGtcctatgaccgctatgtggccatctgtaacCCTCTGCTCTACCCAGTGGTCATGTCGCAAACGGTATGTCAGGTGCTGGTGGCAATGCCTTATCTCTATAGCATATTTGAGTCTCTTCTTATAGCTGTAAAGATATTTGACTCATCATTCTGTGGCTATAATGTCATCAGACATTTCTACTGTGACAGTCTCCCCTTGCTATCTTTGCTCTGCTCAAATGCAAATGAAATTGGACTGATTATTCTTATATTAGCAGGTTTTAATctgattttctctcttctgatAGTTCTTGTGTCTTACCTTCTTATTCTTGCATCCATTCTCAGGATGAGCTCTGCTGAAGGCAGGCGCAAGGCTTTTTCTACCTGTGGGTCTCACCTGATGGTGGTCACAGTGTTCTATGGGACTTTAATATTCATGTACGTGCAGCCAGAGTCCAACCATTCGTTTGACACAGATAAAATGGCATCTATATTTTATACTCTCATTATCCCTATGCTAAATCCCTTGATCTACAGTTTGAGGAACAAAGATGTAAAACATGCCCTACAAAGTACgtggaaaagaatatgcaatTCTCTCTCTTAA
- the LOC102187068 gene encoding olfactory receptor 8K3-like encodes MKTQNLTVPNEFILMGITDRPELQAPLFGLFLIIYVTSAVGNLGMVILTKVNSRLQTPMYFFLRHLALTDLGYSTAVGPKMLANFIVSQNSISYYMCATQLAFFIMFIISEFFILAAMSYDRYVAICQPLLYTIIMSQRVCWILVAIPYLYSTFVSLIITVKIFNLSFCGYNVIKHFYCDCLPLISLLCSNTQEIELIILIFAGVNVILSLPIILMSYLLILVAILRMNSAEGRHKAFSTCGSHLTVVTVFFGALIFMYAQPESSHSFDTDKMASIFYTLVIPMLNPLIYSLKKKDVKYALQNVWNKLCNISS; translated from the coding sequence ATGAAAACACAAAATCTAACTGTGCCAAATGAATTCATCCTCATGGGAATCACAGACCGCCCTGAGCTGCAGGCTCCATTGTTTGGGCTCTTCCTCATCATCTATGTGACCTCCGCAGTGGGCAACCTGGGCATGGTCATCCTCACTAAGGTGAACTCCAGGCTACAGACACCCATGTACTTCTTTCTCAGGCACCTGGCTCTTACTGATCTTGGCTATTCAACAGCTGTAGGACCCAAAATGTTGGCAAATTTTATTGTGAGTCAAAATTCAATCTCCTATTATATGTGTGCCACACAGCTGGCTTTCTTCATCATGTTCATTATAAGTGAATTTTTTATCCTGGCAGCAATGtcctatgaccgctatgtggccatctgtcaACCTCTGCTTTACACAATCATCATGTCACAAAGAGTGTGTTGGATACTGGTGGCAATCCCCTACCTCTATAGCACATTCGTGTCTCTTATAATCACTgtaaagatttttaatttatcCTTCTGTGGCTACAATGTCATCAAACATTTCTACTGTGACTGTCTCCCCTTGATATCTTTGCTCTGTTCAAATACGCAAGAAATTGAACTGATCATTCTGATCTTCGCTGGTGTTAATGTGATCCTGTCTCTTCCAATAATTCTTATGTCTTATCTGCTCATCCTTGTAGCCATTCTCAGGATGAACTCTGCTGAGGGCAGGCACAAGGCTTTTTCTACCTGTGGATCCCACCTGACAGTGGTCACAGTGTTCTTTGGGGCTTTGATATTTATGTATGCGCAACCAGAGTCCAGTCATTCCTTTGACACTGATAAAATGGCATCTATATTTTACACCCTTGTTATCCCCATGTTAAATCCCTTGATCTACAGTTTGaagaaaaaagatgtaaaatatgccTTACAAAATGTGTGGAATAAGCTTTGTAACATTTCCTCTTAA